In one Hyphomicrobium sp. 99 genomic region, the following are encoded:
- a CDS encoding amino acid permease, whose protein sequence is MSSESKVVDEDVKVLHSMGYAQELSRRMHAFSNFAISFSIICILSGGINSLGQATAGAGGAAVGLGWPLGVLISGVFAMALAQISSAYPTAGGLYHWGSILGNRFTGWLAAWLNLLGLITVLGAINVGTFYFFFGAFGPYFGIEDTLTHRVLFMAAITGLQALINHLGIGLTMKLTDFSGYIILFGAVLVAVVCLIFAPSYEISRLWTFSNYTGTEGANGVWPNAVSTGMAFALGLLLPIYTITGYDASAHTAEETVNASMAVPKGMVSAVLWSGVFGYIMLCAFVLMIPNMDEAAKQGWNVFFWAMDKQVPPGIKNALYALIFVSQWLCGLATVTSVSRMLFAFSRDGGIPGISGWLAKVSPTYRVPQNAIWFGALLATLFVWFTSAITIAGTPAYSIVVSCTVIFLFLSFAVPIALALFKYGGPSFPKPGPWDLGAGLFKLVCLLSLISMAVIFYIGIQPPNDWALEITIGFIVLSLIIWVLFENRRFKGPPIGADIAQRAAEIKAAEAAVGEKS, encoded by the coding sequence ATGTCATCCGAATCGAAAGTGGTCGATGAGGACGTAAAAGTCCTTCACTCGATGGGCTATGCGCAGGAACTTTCCCGGCGCATGCACGCGTTCTCGAACTTCGCTATTTCGTTTTCCATCATCTGCATTCTTTCGGGCGGTATCAACTCGCTCGGACAGGCGACCGCCGGCGCGGGCGGGGCGGCGGTCGGACTGGGATGGCCTTTGGGCGTTCTCATCTCCGGCGTGTTTGCTATGGCGCTGGCGCAAATCTCGTCGGCCTATCCCACAGCCGGCGGCCTCTATCACTGGGGCTCTATCTTGGGCAACCGGTTCACCGGCTGGCTTGCTGCTTGGCTCAACCTGCTCGGTCTGATCACGGTGCTGGGCGCCATTAACGTCGGCACGTTCTACTTCTTCTTCGGCGCGTTCGGTCCCTACTTCGGCATCGAAGATACGCTGACGCACCGCGTTCTGTTCATGGCGGCGATCACGGGCCTGCAGGCGCTCATCAACCATCTCGGCATCGGCCTGACGATGAAGCTCACGGACTTTTCGGGCTACATCATTCTATTCGGCGCCGTGCTCGTGGCGGTGGTGTGTCTGATTTTTGCACCGAGCTACGAAATCTCGCGTCTGTGGACGTTTTCGAACTACACGGGCACGGAAGGTGCAAACGGCGTCTGGCCGAACGCGGTCTCGACGGGCATGGCGTTCGCGCTTGGCCTGCTGCTGCCGATTTACACGATCACGGGCTATGACGCTTCGGCCCATACGGCCGAAGAAACCGTCAACGCCTCGATGGCGGTGCCCAAGGGCATGGTTTCCGCCGTGCTGTGGTCGGGTGTTTTCGGCTACATCATGCTGTGTGCGTTCGTGTTGATGATCCCCAACATGGACGAAGCTGCAAAACAGGGCTGGAACGTCTTCTTCTGGGCCATGGATAAGCAGGTTCCGCCGGGCATCAAGAATGCGTTGTACGCCCTGATCTTCGTGTCGCAATGGCTTTGCGGCCTGGCGACCGTGACATCGGTTTCGCGCATGCTGTTCGCCTTCTCGCGCGACGGTGGCATTCCGGGAATTTCCGGTTGGCTGGCGAAGGTCAGCCCGACATACCGCGTGCCTCAGAACGCCATCTGGTTCGGTGCCTTGCTGGCGACCTTGTTTGTCTGGTTCACGTCTGCGATCACCATCGCGGGCACACCAGCCTATTCGATCGTCGTGTCCTGCACGGTCATCTTCCTGTTCCTGTCGTTCGCAGTGCCGATCGCTCTGGCGCTGTTCAAGTACGGCGGCCCGAGCTTCCCGAAGCCCGGCCCGTGGGATCTTGGGGCTGGCCTCTTCAAGCTCGTGTGCCTGCTGTCACTGATTTCGATGGCCGTCATCTTCTACATCGGCATCCAGCCTCCGAACGATTGGGCGCTCGAAATCACGATCGGCTTTATCGTGCTGTCGCTCATCATCTGGGTGCTGTTCGAGAACCGCCGGTTCAAGGGGCCTCCGATCGGTGCGGACATCGCGCAACGCGCGGCTGAGATCAAAGCAGCCGAGGCGGCAGTCGGCGAAAAGAGCTGA
- a CDS encoding aspartate aminotransferase family protein, with translation MSNRFQTKQIQDLDAQHHLHPFSDHQSLRAAQNVRVIVKGEGPYVIDSEGHRILDGMAGLWTTNIGYGNKELAQAAYDQMVELPFYNTFFKTTHPPVVALSRKLAELAPAHINQVFFGSSGSESNDTAIRLIRHYWALKGEPKRRIIISRKNAYHGSTIAAGSMGGMSHVHQHSYPVYEGFRHVMDPYWYGDSFPGETPEAFGLRAARAIEEEILRCGPENVAAFAGEPVQGAGGVKIAPSTYWPEVQRIVDKYGILLLADEVITGFGRVGTWFASEFYGIRPNLITFAKAATSGYIPLSGVLVDDKIVEALMSKDDDFNHGYTFSGHPVACAVALKNLEIMERDRLVPKVKETTGPALAKLFARFKDHPLVGEVRTVGMLGAIELVADKKSRKRFDDPGRVGLICRDHFFREGFIMRAVYDTMVCAPPLTWTEEHFEEAGAVIQKALDQTLANVSGELAA, from the coding sequence GTGTCCAACCGATTTCAGACGAAGCAGATCCAAGACCTCGACGCTCAGCACCACCTGCATCCCTTCTCCGATCATCAGTCGCTCAGGGCGGCTCAGAACGTCCGCGTCATCGTGAAGGGCGAAGGCCCGTACGTGATCGACAGCGAAGGCCACCGCATCCTCGACGGCATGGCGGGCCTTTGGACGACGAACATCGGCTACGGCAATAAGGAGCTGGCGCAAGCGGCTTATGACCAGATGGTCGAGCTGCCATTCTACAATACGTTCTTCAAGACGACGCATCCGCCGGTCGTTGCGTTGTCGCGCAAGCTCGCCGAGCTCGCCCCGGCCCATATCAATCAGGTCTTCTTCGGATCGTCGGGCTCGGAATCGAACGACACGGCGATCCGCCTCATCCGTCACTACTGGGCGCTCAAGGGCGAACCGAAGCGGCGCATCATCATCAGCCGCAAGAACGCCTATCACGGCTCGACGATCGCTGCCGGTTCGATGGGCGGCATGAGCCACGTGCATCAGCACAGCTATCCCGTTTACGAAGGGTTCCGGCATGTGATGGATCCCTACTGGTACGGGGACTCGTTCCCTGGCGAGACGCCGGAAGCATTCGGTCTTCGCGCAGCGCGCGCGATCGAGGAAGAAATTCTTCGCTGCGGACCGGAGAATGTCGCGGCATTCGCAGGTGAGCCGGTTCAGGGCGCAGGCGGCGTCAAGATTGCGCCTTCGACCTATTGGCCGGAAGTGCAGCGCATCGTCGACAAGTACGGCATCCTGCTTCTCGCCGACGAAGTGATCACCGGTTTCGGCCGCGTCGGCACGTGGTTTGCCTCGGAATTCTACGGCATTCGGCCGAACCTCATCACCTTCGCGAAGGCGGCGACGTCGGGATACATTCCGCTCTCGGGCGTTCTCGTCGACGACAAGATCGTCGAAGCGCTGATGTCGAAGGACGACGACTTCAATCACGGGTACACGTTCTCGGGTCATCCCGTTGCGTGCGCTGTCGCATTGAAGAACCTCGAAATCATGGAGCGCGACCGGCTCGTCCCAAAAGTGAAAGAGACGACGGGTCCGGCGCTTGCGAAGCTTTTCGCACGCTTCAAGGATCACCCGCTCGTCGGGGAAGTCCGCACCGTGGGCATGCTCGGCGCGATCGAACTCGTCGCGGATAAGAAGTCGCGCAAGCGCTTCGACGATCCGGGCCGCGTCGGCCTGATCTGCCGCGATCACTTCTTCCGCGAGGGCTTCATCATGCGGGCCGTCTACGACACCATGGTGTGCGCACCGCCCCTGACTTGGACGGAAGAGCACTTCGAAGAAGCAGGTGCCGTCATTCAGAAGGCACTCGATCAGACACTCGCGAACGTCAGCGGAGAACTCGCGGCATGA
- a CDS encoding ethanolamine ammonia-lyase subunit EutB has translation MYRVHAGGTTYVFSSLKELLAKATPPRSGDVLAGVAATSAAENVAAKMALADVPLKQFLNEAIIPYEDDDVTRLIVDTHDAAAFAPVSHMTVGEFRDWLLSEKATPLNVSALAPGLTPEMVAAVSKIMRNQDLVLGAKKAHVVTRFRNTIGIPGHMAVRLQPNHPTDDKKGIAASIVDGLMYGCGDAVIGINPASDNLNAITDLLVMMDDIIRRFEIPTQSCVLTHVTTTIDAIAKGAPVDLVFQSIGGTEGVNSSFGVTLAHLKEGRDAALSIKRGTVGDNCMYFETGQGSALSADAHHGCDQQTIEARAYAVARQFKPLLVNTVVGFIGPEYLYNGKEIIRAGLEDHFCGKLLGLPMGCDICYTNHAEADQDDMDILLMMLGAAGVNFIMGIPGADDIMLNYQSTSFHDALYVREALGLKRAPEFEAWLARIGVTDASGHLAPHGPGNPLLSHAQALAA, from the coding sequence ATGTACAGGGTGCACGCTGGCGGAACGACCTACGTATTCTCATCCCTGAAAGAACTTTTGGCTAAAGCCACGCCGCCGCGATCGGGCGACGTGCTGGCGGGCGTAGCGGCGACATCGGCCGCCGAGAACGTCGCCGCCAAGATGGCGCTCGCCGACGTGCCGCTCAAACAATTTCTCAACGAAGCGATCATTCCCTACGAGGACGACGACGTCACGCGCCTGATCGTCGATACCCATGATGCGGCGGCCTTCGCGCCCGTCTCGCATATGACGGTCGGCGAATTCCGCGATTGGCTTCTCTCGGAAAAAGCGACGCCGCTGAATGTTTCCGCGCTTGCGCCCGGACTGACGCCGGAAATGGTCGCCGCCGTCTCGAAAATCATGCGCAATCAGGATCTCGTGCTCGGCGCCAAGAAAGCGCACGTCGTGACAAGGTTCCGCAATACGATCGGCATTCCGGGCCACATGGCCGTGCGTCTACAACCCAATCATCCTACCGACGACAAGAAAGGCATCGCGGCCTCGATCGTCGATGGCCTGATGTACGGCTGCGGTGATGCGGTTATCGGCATCAATCCTGCGAGCGATAATCTGAACGCCATCACCGACCTGCTGGTGATGATGGACGACATCATTCGCCGCTTCGAGATCCCGACGCAGAGCTGCGTGCTGACCCACGTCACGACCACGATCGACGCCATCGCCAAGGGCGCGCCGGTCGATCTCGTATTCCAGTCGATTGGCGGCACGGAAGGCGTCAACTCTTCCTTCGGAGTGACGCTTGCGCACTTGAAGGAAGGTCGCGACGCCGCTCTCAGCATCAAGCGCGGCACGGTCGGCGATAACTGCATGTATTTCGAAACGGGGCAGGGATCGGCTCTCTCGGCCGATGCGCATCACGGCTGCGATCAGCAGACGATCGAAGCCCGGGCTTATGCCGTGGCGCGGCAGTTCAAGCCGCTCCTCGTCAACACCGTCGTTGGCTTCATCGGCCCCGAGTATCTTTACAACGGCAAGGAAATCATCCGCGCTGGGCTGGAGGATCATTTCTGCGGCAAGCTGCTCGGCCTGCCGATGGGTTGCGATATCTGCTACACGAACCACGCCGAGGCCGACCAGGATGACATGGACATCCTGCTGATGATGCTCGGTGCAGCAGGCGTCAACTTCATCATGGGTATCCCCGGCGCCGACGACATCATGCTGAATTACCAGTCGACGTCCTTCCACGACGCGCTCTACGTGCGCGAGGCGCTGGGCCTCAAACGCGCGCCGGAGTTCGAGGCATGGCTCGCCCGCATCGGTGTGACGGACGCGAGCGGCCACCTCGCACCGCACGGTCCCGGCAATCCTCTTCTCTCGCACGCACAGGCGCTGGCGGCATGA
- a CDS encoding glutamine synthetase family protein, with product MTTDTFLTIEEATAFLDANPTVTWIDIILFDMNGMARGKRVRRADLVGAAKNGLLLPASVYVLDPRGNSIAETGRLWETGDHDIPFRILTGTLKPVPAGAGTHAQAVMVPVDFCDMCPRAVLAGQVERLAAAGQKPVVAVELEFYVTRRSADGNFTLLTPPGLSADPERPMTFQFEEMDTLGPFIDDVYRIAEAQGLPVDAVMQESGPGQFEINLKHSDAMSAALDGVLLKRAVKAAARAHDLDATFMAKPHHDWTGSGMHIHVSLVDSQGRNLFAGDPMAPLFRQAIGGLCQSMPDFMAIWAQSANAYRRYVPESYVPMAAHWGFNNRTVALRIPHGSGAATRIEHRVSGADANPFLVVAAILAGIRHGITNGIDPGQHAEGNAEALEGAGLPTAWVNSLEKFRTSNIVREAFGAPFQDVYYRLKQTERIAFERIVTSLDYEWYAQVA from the coding sequence ATGACGACCGACACTTTCCTTACCATCGAAGAGGCGACGGCCTTTCTCGACGCCAATCCGACAGTCACTTGGATCGACATCATTCTGTTCGACATGAACGGCATGGCGCGCGGCAAGCGGGTTCGTCGCGCAGATCTCGTCGGGGCTGCGAAGAATGGATTGCTTCTCCCCGCATCGGTTTACGTGCTCGATCCGCGCGGCAATTCGATCGCGGAGACGGGCCGTCTTTGGGAGACGGGCGACCACGACATTCCGTTCCGCATTCTTACCGGCACGCTGAAGCCGGTTCCCGCCGGCGCGGGTACGCATGCGCAAGCTGTGATGGTACCGGTCGATTTCTGCGATATGTGCCCGCGCGCCGTGCTCGCAGGTCAGGTCGAACGATTGGCAGCTGCCGGCCAGAAGCCCGTCGTCGCTGTGGAGCTGGAATTCTACGTCACGCGTCGCTCGGCCGACGGCAACTTCACGCTGCTGACGCCGCCCGGTCTCTCCGCCGATCCCGAACGGCCAATGACGTTCCAGTTCGAGGAAATGGACACGCTCGGTCCGTTCATCGACGACGTCTACCGGATTGCGGAAGCGCAGGGCTTGCCCGTCGATGCGGTGATGCAGGAATCCGGGCCCGGGCAGTTCGAGATCAACCTGAAGCACAGCGATGCCATGTCGGCGGCGCTCGACGGCGTGTTGCTCAAGCGGGCAGTCAAAGCGGCGGCCCGCGCTCACGATCTCGACGCGACCTTCATGGCCAAGCCGCATCACGATTGGACCGGCTCGGGGATGCACATCCACGTCAGTCTCGTCGACAGCCAAGGCCGGAACCTGTTCGCTGGCGATCCGATGGCGCCGCTGTTCCGGCAGGCCATTGGCGGTTTATGCCAATCGATGCCGGATTTCATGGCAATCTGGGCGCAATCGGCCAATGCCTATCGCCGCTACGTGCCGGAATCCTACGTGCCGATGGCGGCGCATTGGGGCTTCAACAACCGCACGGTTGCGCTGCGCATCCCGCACGGCTCGGGTGCTGCAACGCGCATCGAGCATCGCGTTTCCGGGGCCGACGCCAACCCGTTCCTCGTGGTTGCTGCGATCCTGGCTGGCATTCGCCACGGCATCACGAACGGCATCGATCCTGGCCAGCACGCCGAGGGCAATGCCGAAGCGCTCGAGGGCGCGGGACTGCCGACGGCCTGGGTCAACTCGCTCGAGAAATTCCGGACATCGAATATCGTCCGGGAGGCCTTCGGCGCGCCCTTCCAGGACGTATATTATCGGTTGAAGCAGACCGAACGGATCGCGTTCGAGCGCATCGTCACATCGCTCGACTATGAATGGTACGCTCAAGTTGCATAA
- a CDS encoding TetR/AcrR family transcriptional regulator, with protein MTEPKSRARRGVERSEILDAAFTLFAEVGEQGFSIRKLAAIVGVDPMTVLHHFGSKEELLRAIADHALRGVEIPEATANWQNDLKAVANAYRMLAHRHPRVFHLHFRYNATGPADHISSEVVYCALRHAGLADAQAAGLGLAFYAFVLGFALAEAEGLLRPIGQSEEAELQALDAEAYKATRALIPALKTLDPDAAFDDSMNAFIAGVADLAGRQPDQSSPKRKTDVATH; from the coding sequence ATGACAGAGCCGAAATCCAGGGCACGCCGAGGGGTCGAGAGATCGGAAATTCTCGACGCCGCGTTTACCCTTTTCGCAGAGGTCGGCGAGCAGGGGTTCTCGATCCGCAAGCTTGCCGCCATCGTCGGTGTTGACCCGATGACGGTGCTGCATCATTTCGGCTCGAAGGAAGAACTGCTTCGCGCCATCGCCGACCACGCCTTGCGCGGGGTCGAAATACCGGAAGCGACCGCGAACTGGCAAAACGATCTCAAGGCCGTCGCCAACGCCTATCGGATGCTCGCGCACCGGCATCCGCGCGTTTTTCATCTCCACTTTCGCTACAACGCCACCGGTCCCGCCGATCACATTTCAAGTGAGGTCGTCTATTGCGCGCTGCGGCACGCCGGACTTGCCGATGCTCAAGCCGCTGGGCTTGGTCTCGCATTTTACGCGTTCGTCCTAGGCTTCGCGCTGGCCGAGGCCGAAGGCCTGCTGCGCCCAATCGGCCAAAGTGAAGAAGCGGAACTCCAAGCCCTCGATGCCGAAGCCTACAAAGCAACCCGCGCGCTTATACCCGCGCTGAAAACGCTCGACCCCGATGCCGCCTTCGACGATTCGATGAACGCTTTCATCGCGGGCGTCGCCGATCTCGCCGGGCGCCAGCCCGACCAATCCTCACCAAAGCGAAAAACTGACGTCGCTACGCACTAG
- the eutC gene encoding ethanolamine ammonia-lyase subunit EutC, which yields MTEDPWANLKRFTDARIGLGRSGSAMPTREVLNFALSHAMARDAVTTPIDWNPIEKGLSALGLSTLRIASAATDRSEYLRRPDLGRRLSDESREALVRASEIEGSAKPDLVILVGDGLSSLGVAANTLAYMSAFMPYVVKAGWKLSPVLLADNSRVALGDEAGEILGGKAVLVLIGERPGLSSPDSLGVYLTFSPRIGIKDADRNCISNIRQRGLSYDEGTFKTAWLLREAFRRGLTGVNLKDESQFLIEGQPGPELIK from the coding sequence ATGACAGAAGATCCCTGGGCAAATCTGAAGCGGTTCACCGACGCGCGTATCGGCCTTGGCCGCTCGGGTTCCGCGATGCCGACGCGCGAAGTTTTGAACTTCGCTCTCTCGCACGCCATGGCGCGCGACGCGGTGACCACGCCGATCGATTGGAACCCGATCGAAAAGGGTCTGTCGGCTTTGGGCCTCTCGACTTTGCGAATAGCAAGCGCGGCGACTGATCGCTCAGAATATTTGCGCCGTCCCGATCTCGGTCGCCGGCTGTCTGATGAATCGCGAGAGGCCCTCGTGCGCGCGTCCGAAATCGAAGGATCGGCGAAACCCGACCTCGTCATTCTCGTCGGCGACGGCCTGTCCTCTCTCGGCGTCGCGGCCAATACGCTCGCGTATATGTCGGCGTTCATGCCCTATGTCGTGAAGGCCGGCTGGAAATTATCGCCGGTACTGCTCGCCGATAATTCCCGCGTGGCGCTGGGCGATGAAGCCGGCGAGATCCTCGGCGGCAAAGCCGTCCTTGTTCTGATCGGCGAACGTCCGGGCCTGTCGTCGCCCGATAGTCTCGGAGTCTACCTAACGTTTTCGCCGCGCATCGGCATCAAGGACGCCGACCGCAACTGCATCTCGAACATTCGCCAGCGCGGACTGTCTTACGACGAAGGCACGTTCAAAACCGCGTGGCTGCTCCGCGAAGCCTTCCGCCGCGGCCTGACCGGCGTCAACCTGAAGGACGAGTCCCAGTTCCTGATTGAAGGCCAGCCCGGACCTGAGCTGATCAAGTAG
- a CDS encoding aldehyde dehydrogenase, whose protein sequence is MTSLAHFEAVAGSMKIPGEAVIDGKLVASASGETFDNITPRNGRLLNRVARGGAADIDAAVKSARRAFDDGSWRKLHYREKKKTLLKLAELMERDIETLAVLESLDVGKPISNALGGDIPNSIRSLRYYAEALDKIYGEVGPEAPDRISFAVHEPLGVIGAIVPWNFPLHMAMWKVAPALAMGNSVVLKPAEQSPLTALKLGELALEAGLPAGALNVVPGFGAEAGKALALHNDVDMIAFTGSGAVGKLLMQYSGQSNLKRVSLELGGKSPHIIFADCPDLDRAATEAAWGIFYNSGQVCTAGSRLLVQESIADDFLDRLIKVSRKIVAGDPLEPATASGAMVSEEQMKTALRYIETAKQEGGSLALGGRRALADSGGFYVEPTVFDQVKPENTIAREEVFGPVLAVTRFKEPDEAIRIANDTNYGLAAGLWTKDISLAHRAAREIRAGLVWVNGWDSCDITMPFGGFKQSGFGRDRSLHALHKYADLKSVSITF, encoded by the coding sequence ATGACATCGCTCGCACACTTCGAAGCGGTCGCAGGCTCGATGAAGATTCCGGGCGAGGCCGTCATCGATGGCAAGCTCGTCGCCAGCGCTTCCGGCGAGACGTTCGATAACATCACGCCGCGGAACGGACGCCTCCTCAATCGTGTGGCGCGCGGTGGCGCGGCCGATATCGATGCGGCCGTCAAAAGCGCACGGCGGGCGTTTGACGATGGGTCGTGGCGGAAGCTTCATTATCGCGAAAAAAAGAAGACACTTCTGAAGCTCGCGGAGCTGATGGAACGCGATATCGAGACCTTGGCCGTTCTCGAAAGCCTCGATGTCGGCAAGCCGATCTCGAACGCGCTCGGCGGCGATATTCCGAACTCCATCCGGTCTCTTCGTTATTACGCCGAAGCGCTCGATAAGATTTACGGCGAAGTCGGACCCGAAGCGCCGGATCGGATCTCGTTCGCGGTTCACGAACCGCTTGGCGTCATCGGCGCCATCGTGCCGTGGAATTTTCCGCTGCACATGGCGATGTGGAAGGTCGCTCCGGCACTGGCGATGGGAAATTCCGTCGTTCTGAAGCCGGCCGAGCAATCGCCTTTAACCGCGTTGAAGCTTGGCGAACTTGCGCTCGAAGCCGGGCTGCCCGCGGGCGCTCTGAACGTCGTGCCCGGGTTCGGTGCTGAAGCAGGCAAGGCTCTCGCGCTGCACAACGACGTCGATATGATTGCGTTCACCGGATCGGGCGCGGTCGGCAAGCTGCTGATGCAGTATTCCGGACAGAGCAATCTGAAACGCGTCAGCCTCGAACTCGGCGGGAAGTCTCCGCACATCATCTTTGCAGATTGCCCAGATCTTGACCGCGCGGCGACGGAAGCTGCCTGGGGCATCTTCTATAATTCAGGGCAGGTATGCACTGCCGGGTCTCGTCTCCTCGTGCAGGAATCTATAGCGGATGATTTCCTCGATCGGTTGATAAAGGTCTCTCGCAAGATCGTCGCTGGTGATCCTCTTGAACCTGCGACCGCGTCTGGCGCGATGGTAAGTGAAGAGCAGATGAAGACGGCACTCCGGTACATCGAGACGGCAAAGCAGGAGGGCGGCTCGCTCGCTCTCGGCGGTCGCCGTGCGCTTGCCGATAGCGGCGGCTTCTACGTCGAGCCGACGGTGTTCGATCAGGTGAAGCCTGAGAACACGATCGCACGCGAAGAAGTTTTCGGACCCGTACTCGCCGTCACCCGCTTCAAAGAGCCGGACGAGGCAATCCGGATCGCCAACGATACCAACTATGGGCTCGCGGCCGGTCTCTGGACGAAGGACATCTCGCTCGCTCATCGCGCGGCTCGCGAAATCCGCGCCGGTCTCGTCTGGGTCAACGGCTGGGACAGCTGCGATATCACGATGCCGTTCGGGGGCTTCAAGCAATCGGGCTTCGGCCGCGACCGCTCGCTTCACGCTCTACATAAGTATGCCGACCTGAAGTCGGTCTCGATCACGTTCTGA
- a CDS encoding gamma-glutamyl-gamma-aminobutyrate hydrolase family protein has translation MSRPIVVIPCSTETVGGLVADVVVRKYAVAVAEGSECQPLFVPVGSGLADIASVLDVASGILLTGAISNVHPEHYSNEEPILPHAIDTDRDAVTLPLIRAAVESKVPLFAICRGFQELNVALGGTLHQAVHNLENYADHREPQVKDFDVMFAARHPVTLKGELRKWLGQDEIMVNSLHGQGLNRLAQPLVAEAFAEDGLVEAVRAVSGHPFSLGVQWHPEWQLHSNPQSLALFRRFGDAARGMIAKGQAA, from the coding sequence ATGAGCCGGCCGATCGTCGTTATTCCTTGCAGCACCGAAACCGTCGGCGGCCTCGTGGCGGACGTCGTCGTGCGGAAATACGCCGTTGCGGTCGCGGAGGGTTCCGAGTGCCAGCCGCTCTTCGTGCCGGTGGGCTCGGGCCTCGCCGACATTGCCTCCGTGCTCGATGTGGCGTCCGGCATTCTACTGACGGGCGCTATCTCGAACGTCCATCCAGAGCATTACAGCAATGAGGAGCCGATCCTCCCGCATGCCATCGATACCGACCGGGACGCGGTGACGTTGCCGCTCATCCGCGCGGCCGTCGAGAGCAAGGTGCCCCTCTTCGCGATTTGCCGGGGCTTCCAGGAACTCAACGTGGCGCTTGGGGGCACGCTGCATCAGGCGGTTCACAATCTGGAAAACTACGCCGATCATCGCGAGCCGCAGGTCAAGGACTTCGACGTCATGTTCGCGGCTCGGCATCCGGTTACGCTCAAGGGCGAACTGAGAAAGTGGCTCGGACAGGACGAGATCATGGTCAATTCATTGCATGGGCAGGGCCTCAACCGGCTTGCGCAACCGCTCGTCGCCGAAGCGTTTGCCGAGGATGGGCTGGTCGAAGCCGTGCGGGCCGTTTCGGGTCATCCGTTTTCGCTCGGCGTGCAATGGCACCCTGAGTGGCAACTTCACTCCAATCCGCAATCCCTGGCGCTGTTCCGTCGCTTCGGCGATGCTGCGAGAGGCATGATCGCAAAAGGACAGGCCGCATGA
- a CDS encoding SDR family NAD(P)-dependent oxidoreductase — translation MADRLKGKIAIISGGATGMGGASSLLFAAEGAAVGVIDRNEEAGRAVVAEINNKGGKAVFAAADVADQAQVNAAVASVTSAIGQANVLFNHAGTIIIKPFLETTLKEWEWLMGINVTSMYLMTQAVLPGMLEIGGGSIVCTSSISAIAATPMETAYNTSKGACHMFARSIAVEYRDRGIRCNAVCPGFVKTPHGLHEVAELSKRGVDASDAALAVQQGRLCEPEEVARAALFLASDEASFVNGAHLFVDNCFTAV, via the coding sequence ATGGCAGACCGGCTTAAGGGTAAGATTGCGATCATTTCAGGCGGAGCGACGGGCATGGGTGGCGCCTCATCCCTCCTATTTGCCGCCGAGGGCGCGGCGGTCGGCGTGATCGACCGCAACGAAGAGGCCGGGCGCGCCGTGGTCGCCGAGATCAACAATAAGGGTGGCAAGGCTGTCTTCGCGGCAGCCGACGTCGCGGATCAAGCGCAGGTGAATGCTGCGGTTGCGAGCGTCACGTCCGCGATCGGCCAGGCCAACGTGCTCTTCAATCACGCGGGCACGATCATCATCAAGCCCTTCCTCGAGACGACGCTCAAGGAGTGGGAATGGCTGATGGGCATCAACGTGACGAGCATGTATCTGATGACGCAAGCCGTTCTGCCCGGAATGCTCGAGATCGGCGGCGGATCGATCGTCTGCACGTCGTCGATTTCGGCTATTGCGGCAACGCCTATGGAGACGGCGTACAATACGTCGAAGGGCGCCTGCCACATGTTCGCGCGATCCATCGCGGTCGAGTATCGCGACAGAGGCATTCGCTGCAATGCGGTCTGCCCGGGCTTCGTCAAGACCCCGCACGGCCTGCACGAAGTCGCCGAGCTGTCGAAGCGCGGGGTCGACGCGTCGGACGCCGCTCTTGCCGTCCAGCAGGGCCGTCTCTGCGAGCCGGAAGAAGTCGCGCGGGCTGCTCTCTTCCTGGCGAGCGACGAGGCCAGCTTCGTCAACGGCGCGCACCTGTTCGTCGATAACTGCTTTACGGCGGTGTGA